The following proteins are co-located in the Sulfurospirillum deleyianum DSM 6946 genome:
- a CDS encoding YbgC/FadM family acyl-CoA thioesterase, with translation MKTRVYYDDTDAGGVVYHANYLKFCERARSDLFYEQGKSPAVNGGHFVVRHLEADFFKPALLGDLLEVKNKLIELKNASLILQQEVFRGTEKLFSMTSTLAYVKEGKPCKIDEETKAFFILVFKEHV, from the coding sequence ATGAAAACACGTGTTTATTATGATGATACTGACGCAGGTGGTGTGGTTTACCATGCCAATTATTTGAAATTTTGTGAACGAGCGCGCAGTGATTTGTTTTATGAGCAGGGGAAAAGTCCCGCAGTAAATGGTGGGCATTTTGTGGTGCGCCATTTAGAGGCTGATTTTTTTAAACCAGCTCTTTTGGGTGATCTTCTCGAAGTGAAAAATAAGCTTATAGAATTAAAAAATGCTTCTTTGATTTTACAGCAAGAGGTCTTTCGAGGCACAGAAAAACTCTTTAGCATGACCTCCACTTTAGCCTATGTTAAAGAGGGGAAGCCATGCAAAATCGACGAGGAGACAAAAGCTTTTTTTATCTTGGTGTTTAAGGAACACGTATAA
- a CDS encoding tyrosine-type recombinase/integrase — MAKQIVKYVYADIKFTIKELFGYWYLDFYLPSGQRKRGTTKEKASQSGLRIVKKQIIPDIVVGLGKEPEKCKDEYKEWTLNEFAQEYFELQKTQLREHTLYRNICHYRKQILPYFGHRLLTTLTPLDLEKWQNQLLSKYKHSTVQRYRSILYSMFKKAFINDIIPRNPLEKVTAPKMLPNAMEEEESQDPFTQDEINTIMSHATGYMANFIKIMLSTGMRPGELVALTWTDIDFSRKIISVNKTRLRSPRSKAVVDGPVKTNAGKRSIDLFPATEKAFLEQQELTGWQKYIFLNPSNRPFYNHDVIGVNFRNILKRSSIKERVLYNLRHTFASQLISNGADIVYVSKTLGHKDVSITLKIYTKFIKEEDAVRLEKMKKIDKFMVKFENDD; from the coding sequence TTGGCTAAGCAAATTGTCAAATATGTTTATGCAGACATAAAATTTACTATAAAAGAGTTATTTGGATATTGGTATCTAGACTTTTATTTGCCCAGTGGTCAACGTAAAAGAGGGACAACAAAAGAAAAAGCAAGCCAAAGTGGGCTCAGAATTGTTAAAAAGCAAATAATCCCAGATATAGTTGTTGGACTAGGGAAAGAACCAGAAAAGTGTAAAGATGAATATAAAGAATGGACGCTTAATGAATTTGCTCAAGAGTATTTTGAGTTACAAAAAACGCAATTGAGAGAACATACTCTCTATCGTAATATTTGTCACTATAGGAAGCAAATACTACCATATTTTGGACATAGATTATTGACTACATTGACACCACTTGACTTAGAGAAATGGCAAAATCAATTGCTGTCAAAATATAAACATTCAACAGTACAGCGTTATCGTTCGATATTGTATTCCATGTTTAAAAAAGCCTTTATTAATGATATTATTCCTAGAAATCCGCTTGAAAAAGTAACCGCTCCCAAAATGCTTCCAAATGCTATGGAGGAAGAAGAGTCTCAAGATCCTTTCACACAAGATGAAATCAATACTATCATGAGTCACGCTACAGGATATATGGCAAATTTTATAAAAATCATGCTTTCAACAGGTATGCGGCCAGGTGAACTTGTTGCCTTAACATGGACAGATATAGATTTTAGTCGCAAAATTATCAGTGTAAACAAAACAAGACTTCGTTCGCCTAGGTCGAAAGCAGTAGTTGATGGGCCTGTAAAAACCAATGCAGGAAAACGTAGTATAGATCTTTTCCCTGCTACTGAAAAAGCTTTTTTAGAACAACAAGAGCTTACAGGATGGCAAAAATATATTTTTCTTAATCCCTCTAATAGACCTTTTTATAACCATGATGTTATTGGAGTCAACTTTAGAAATATACTCAAAAGAAGCAGTATAAAAGAGAGAGTCTTATATAATTTAAGGCATACTTTTGCATCACAATTGATTTCAAATGGAGCAGATATTGTGTATGTAAGTAAAACTTTAGGTCATAAAGATGTGTCCATTACTCTTAAAATTTACACTAAATTTATCAAAGAAGAAGATGCTGTAAGATTAGAGAAAATGAAAAAAATAGACAAGTTTATGGTCAAGTTTGAAAATGATGATTGA
- a CDS encoding helix-turn-helix domain-containing protein codes for MFDFKNISIIERIIYVRNHMKLTQKEFADKINVSLRNIQNYESGGVAALPHTFFLQLFTQLDINPSFIFLGSLPIFLNPNSASGEDNDELQNLVDDVILYSGSRNNAAKLVKSTLIDAILIKLFDHNNAANFFKKIGEKLLKFFDLEDSIRARPYLFLYYFFKITLLSTQQKSIQSKQDLVNAINDFQLGSLNTRPLFLRSFSKYMASLINTKLDDDECHILLDNVSITLNVIEQNMPPFLLEYHAKQFS; via the coding sequence TTGTTTGATTTTAAAAATATTTCTATAATAGAACGGATTATTTACGTTCGTAATCACATGAAATTAACGCAAAAAGAATTTGCAGATAAAATCAATGTAAGTTTACGAAATATTCAAAATTATGAATCTGGTGGAGTGGCGGCACTACCGCACACTTTTTTTCTTCAATTATTTACTCAGTTAGATATCAATCCATCATTTATTTTCTTAGGCTCTCTTCCTATATTTCTTAACCCTAATAGTGCAAGTGGGGAAGATAATGATGAGCTTCAAAATCTCGTTGATGATGTTATCTTATATAGTGGATCTCGGAACAATGCTGCAAAACTTGTCAAAAGCACATTGATAGATGCAATATTGATTAAATTATTTGATCATAACAATGCAGCAAACTTTTTTAAAAAAATTGGTGAAAAACTGTTGAAATTTTTTGACCTAGAAGATTCTATTAGAGCAAGACCATATTTATTTTTATATTACTTTTTTAAAATCACACTTTTATCAACGCAGCAAAAAAGTATTCAATCTAAACAAGACCTCGTGAATGCAATTAATGATTTTCAGCTGGGATCATTAAATACAAGACCATTATTTTTACGTTCTTTTTCAAAATATATGGCTAGTTTAATAAATACAAAGCTAGATGATGATGAATGTCACATTCTATTAGATAATGTATCTATCACTCTTAATGTAATTGAACAAAACATGCCACCGTTTTTGTTAGAGTATCACGCTAAGCAATTTTCATAA
- the istB gene encoding IS21-like element helper ATPase IstB produces the protein MALNTHIETLCKELQLSTVNDVHHEMANRAAKEGWKYGEYLYEILKLEANNRAVRSRATLTKMAGFPTIKTLEQFDFNFTVGVNRRQIEELSTLEFIKRNENIILLGHSGVGKTHLAIALAYQAVQKRIKARFITVADLILQMSNAKKEKRYDSFIRQAIMAPALLVIDEIGYFPMSKEDAHHFFQVISKRYERGATIVTSNLVFSQWSGIFANDKVVTTAILDRLLHHSHIINILGDSFRLKEKKDEGIVDSDLYKFKAKNSVKGEEITQGA, from the coding sequence ATGGCATTAAATACACATATCGAAACGTTATGCAAAGAGCTTCAACTCTCAACCGTTAATGACGTTCATCATGAAATGGCTAATCGTGCCGCAAAAGAGGGTTGGAAATATGGTGAATATCTTTATGAGATACTCAAACTCGAAGCAAACAATAGAGCTGTACGCTCTCGTGCTACTTTGACAAAAATGGCAGGATTTCCAACCATTAAAACACTTGAACAGTTTGATTTTAATTTCACAGTTGGTGTAAATAGAAGACAAATTGAGGAGCTCTCAACATTAGAGTTTATCAAGCGAAATGAAAATATCATCCTTCTTGGACACTCTGGTGTTGGGAAAACCCATCTGGCTATTGCACTGGCGTATCAAGCTGTTCAAAAACGTATTAAAGCAAGATTTATCACAGTAGCTGATCTTATTTTGCAGATGAGTAACGCAAAAAAAGAGAAACGCTATGATTCATTTATACGTCAAGCCATTATGGCACCAGCGTTATTAGTCATTGATGAGATTGGCTATTTCCCAATGAGCAAAGAAGATGCTCATCATTTCTTTCAAGTGATCTCTAAACGCTATGAACGTGGTGCAACTATCGTTACATCCAATCTCGTCTTTAGTCAGTGGAGTGGCATCTTTGCCAATGATAAAGTGGTAACGACTGCCATTTTAGATAGATTATTACATCACTCCCATATTATCAATATTCTAGGAGATTCATTTCGTTTAAAAGAGAAAAAAGATGAGGGAATCGTAGATTCAGATTTGTATAAGTTTAAAGCTAAAAATTCGGTGAAAGGAGAAGAAATAACGCAAGGTGCTTAA
- the istA gene encoding IS21 family transposase — MLKKGDVKMIHKMLKDGLSKSAIARKLDINRDTVAKYAKLPEGYIPVIKREPVETTVDPYLPNIARMLEEAHALGISIPNTSIYDEIQKLGYRGSLRWMKDIMLRYELRQKVKNEEPLVRFETNKAQQMQVDWVEFPKDNLSAFVATMGYSRASYVEYVMDEKVDTLIKCHMNAFSYFGGVPHEALYDNMKTVISKRNAYGYGKHKFNEQFRDFAQKHCGMALKVCKPYRAQTKGKVERFNHYFRYSFHNMFKVRLSLMGYKMTLENANAAVIDWLDFTANARIHQTTLHRPFDLLAEEQLQLLPLPKTYHGIHPLKATTKSVTQDSQTSNRITIHIPTRDLQSYDQFIPMLAYIVLPAYTLGGILWH, encoded by the coding sequence ATGCTTAAAAAAGGTGATGTAAAAATGATTCATAAGATGCTCAAAGATGGTCTGAGTAAGAGTGCTATTGCACGTAAACTTGACATTAACAGAGATACCGTTGCGAAGTATGCGAAGCTGCCAGAGGGTTATATTCCTGTTATAAAAAGAGAACCTGTAGAGACAACGGTTGATCCGTATCTGCCCAATATAGCAAGAATGCTAGAAGAGGCACACGCATTAGGTATTTCTATCCCCAATACATCCATATATGATGAGATTCAGAAACTTGGTTATCGAGGAAGTCTTCGGTGGATGAAAGATATTATGCTTCGTTATGAGCTTCGTCAGAAAGTAAAAAACGAAGAACCACTTGTCAGATTTGAGACAAACAAGGCTCAACAGATGCAAGTGGATTGGGTTGAATTTCCCAAAGATAATTTATCTGCATTTGTTGCAACTATGGGATACTCTAGAGCATCTTATGTGGAATATGTGATGGATGAGAAAGTAGACACTCTCATAAAATGCCACATGAACGCCTTTAGTTATTTTGGTGGTGTGCCACATGAGGCACTCTATGATAATATGAAGACGGTTATTTCCAAACGCAATGCTTATGGATATGGTAAGCATAAATTCAATGAACAATTCCGCGACTTTGCCCAAAAACATTGTGGTATGGCTTTAAAAGTTTGTAAACCTTATCGTGCACAAACCAAGGGAAAAGTAGAGAGATTTAATCACTATTTCCGATACAGTTTTCACAATATGTTTAAAGTGAGACTTTCCCTGATGGGCTATAAGATGACATTAGAAAATGCCAATGCGGCAGTCATAGATTGGTTAGATTTTACAGCAAATGCGAGAATACATCAAACAACACTCCACAGACCGTTTGATCTGTTAGCAGAAGAGCAATTGCAGTTGCTTCCTCTGCCTAAGACTTATCATGGGATACACCCGCTCAAAGCCACCACTAAAAGTGTAACACAAGATAGCCAAACATCCAATAGAATAACTATTCACATTCCCACTCGTGATCTTCAAAGTTACGATCAATTTATACCTATGTTAGCGTATATAGTTTTACCTGCCTATACGCTAGGAGGTATATTATGGCATTAA
- a CDS encoding DUF5625 family protein: MVLLSFLNAGWFSLLFGSNPNPISIPIDLSQAGSVVEKEVKIEESWSYHLILQFAVHDRKEDGGLDGKRVWKFLGFNSYDPRDGKQVGYVDYRLAKSELGDLIDETYDCDGTVVPIKITIHQINQDNTKKLIADNLYMTKGNGSGAYTRDITTISLDKGKYIFRIENIEAFSEMIGRKVDFTIYINKRDK, translated from the coding sequence ATGGTACTACTTAGTTTTTTAAATGCAGGTTGGTTTAGCTTGCTCTTTGGTAGCAATCCAAACCCCATTAGTATTCCTATCGACTTAAGCCAAGCGGGAAGTGTGGTGGAAAAGGAAGTAAAGATAGAGGAATCGTGGAGTTATCATTTGATTTTACAGTTTGCCGTTCATGATCGCAAGGAAGATGGCGGTCTGGATGGTAAAAGAGTATGGAAATTTCTAGGATTTAATAGCTATGACCCACGTGATGGGAAGCAAGTAGGATATGTAGATTATAGACTAGCAAAGAGTGAATTGGGTGATTTGATCGATGAAACGTATGATTGTGATGGAACCGTTGTTCCTATCAAAATAACGATACATCAAATCAATCAAGACAATACGAAGAAGTTAATTGCAGATAATCTCTACATGACAAAAGGTAATGGCAGTGGAGCATACACAAGAGATATTACGACTATTTCTTTAGATAAAGGCAAATATATTTTTCGCATCGAAAATATTGAAGCCTTTTCTGAGATGATCGGTCGAAAAGTTGATTTTACTATCTATATCAATAAAAGAGATAAATAA
- a CDS encoding glycosyltransferase family 2 protein: MKENKMIHQHLSIVVPFYNPPYEAFKTCLENIRVLDPLEVILVDDCSTDTAIIALAKQSGFTYLKTPYQSGHDGLPFNIGLQHVKGTYVCKVDADDLLLELPATMPYNIHLARINRSVDPTNLTLEELILAPRSIHNGAIITTDIARDVTFSNDHAIFNDVLTLLRLLYRKERFSVHPTMNYIYNDIPNSIQTSKPRHYHRLRHIQTVARFCQLEAVSHEQSEYFLKLAMLNFRYGAKARNMLKTHISSKELA, from the coding sequence ATGAAAGAAAATAAAATGATCCATCAGCATTTAAGTATTGTAGTACCCTTTTATAATCCACCGTATGAAGCTTTTAAAACATGTCTGGAAAATATTCGTGTTCTTGATCCTTTAGAAGTTATCTTAGTTGATGATTGCTCAACAGATACAGCCATTATTGCTCTTGCAAAACAAAGTGGATTTACCTATCTCAAAACACCTTATCAATCAGGGCATGATGGTTTACCTTTTAACATAGGCTTGCAGCATGTTAAAGGTACCTATGTTTGTAAAGTTGATGCTGATGATCTTCTCTTAGAACTACCTGCTACTATGCCCTATAACATCCATCTTGCAAGAATCAATCGTAGTGTAGATCCAACCAATCTAACGCTTGAAGAACTTATCTTAGCTCCAAGGTCGATTCATAACGGTGCTATTATTACCACGGATATAGCAAGAGATGTAACATTTTCAAACGATCATGCTATTTTTAATGATGTCCTAACACTTCTTCGTCTTTTATACCGTAAAGAGCGCTTTAGTGTACATCCCACAATGAATTATATTTACAATGATATTCCTAATTCTATTCAAACCAGTAAACCAAGACATTACCACCGCTTGCGTCATATTCAAACGGTGGCACGCTTTTGTCAGTTAGAGGCTGTATCGCATGAACAAAGCGAATACTTCCTCAAACTTGCCATGCTCAATTTCCGTTATGGTGCCAAAGCGAGAAATATGTTAAAAACACATATTTCTAGTAAGGAACTAGCATAG